One genomic region from Dethiosulfovibrio russensis encodes:
- a CDS encoding DUF72 domain-containing protein, with protein sequence MREVRIGTCSWADRQLLSSGWYPSEAKDGERRLGFYSSRFNTVEVDSTFYAIPDITDVYRWASWTPPDFLFGIKAYGLFTFHSVQWSALPRWVRDEVGDRDSRVDFKRVPRTIRLELWRQFSDSIMPLHKIGKLGYVLFQIPPWAVFSERMIRYLDRVVEEAHPFRIAFEVRNGSWLSGDNKAVFLDRLRAHDVAYVVVDEPRLSWTVPPEVNVTASWGSVVRFHGRNEAAWERRGISVGERFRYLYSQKELRPWRERISEMSSSVDRTFVMFNNCWSDYSVRSAASMQAIMGLSHPVGLQAELDL encoded by the coding sequence ATGAGGGAGGTCAGAATCGGTACCTGTTCATGGGCGGACAGACAGCTTCTATCCAGCGGTTGGTATCCTTCGGAGGCCAAAGACGGTGAGAGAAGGTTAGGTTTTTACTCGTCTCGTTTCAACACCGTAGAGGTAGACAGCACCTTTTATGCTATACCGGACATAACCGACGTGTACCGATGGGCGTCCTGGACCCCTCCTGACTTTCTGTTCGGCATAAAGGCCTACGGGCTTTTCACCTTCCACTCGGTCCAATGGAGCGCCTTGCCCAGATGGGTGAGGGACGAGGTCGGAGACAGAGACAGCCGGGTGGATTTCAAAAGGGTTCCCAGAACGATACGTCTTGAGCTGTGGCGCCAGTTCTCCGACTCCATAATGCCACTTCACAAGATAGGCAAGTTGGGGTACGTTTTGTTTCAGATCCCCCCTTGGGCTGTTTTTTCTGAAAGGATGATACGTTATCTGGATCGGGTCGTGGAGGAGGCCCATCCCTTCAGGATAGCCTTCGAGGTTCGAAACGGGAGCTGGCTTTCCGGCGACAACAAGGCGGTTTTTCTCGATCGTCTCAGGGCCCACGATGTCGCCTACGTAGTTGTGGATGAGCCCCGGCTTTCCTGGACAGTGCCTCCGGAGGTTAACGTAACGGCTTCCTGGGGATCTGTAGTCAGATTTCATGGCAGAAACGAGGCTGCTTGGGAGCGAAGGGGTATCTCGGTGGGAGAGCGGTTTCGATATCTCTATTCTCAAAAAGAGCTCAGGCCGTGGCGCGAGAGGATAAGCGAGATGTCCTCCAGTGTGGACAGGACCTTCGTGATGTTCAACAACTGTT